The nucleotide sequence GGAGCGGGGTGTATTTCCCTCTGCTCATCCTGTTAAGTAACATGACGTTGTACCTCACTGTTACTTTTAAATTTGGTCTCGGTCGCAGGCCGCAGGGAGCGCTCTTGAGCAAAATCAAGACGCATAGGCAGGCAGCTCCAGGGCCATTGCATCCTCAATATGCTCCAGCTCCTTCACCTTGGTAAGAAGTTCCTTGCTGACCGGCTGATTGGTGTTAAGGAGGATTACATTGCGGCTGGAGGTTTCTTCCTGACCAACAACCATATTGGAAATATTTACCCCACCTGCACCAATAATGGTCGCCAAGGCGCCGATCACACCAGGTACATCCTTATTATGCACCAGCAGCATAGGGCCAGCAGGCAAGGCCTCGAGGCGGAAGGAGTTAAAGCGGACCAGACGCGGCTCTTTGGTGCCGAATACAGTTCCGGCCAGCATGTTCTCACCCTCAGTGGTTTTCACTGTCACCCGGACAAGATTGATAAAATCCGCACTCCGGCTACTCTTGGACTCAACCACCCGAATCCCCCGCTCTTCAGCAATCAGAGGGGCATTAACAAAGTTGACCGCATCCTGGAGGATAGGGGTAAACAGCCCTTTCAGAAAGGCCACAGTCACGGGATTAGTGTCCTGCTCCGCAAGATCACCGCTGAACTCCAGCGTTACCTCCTGCACCCCGCCCTGAGAGATCTGCATATGGAGGCCCCCCAACATCTCGCCAAGGGTGATATAGGGACCAACCTTGGCCAACACTTCATCGCTGACCGAAGGCACGTTAACTGCGTTGCGGACAGAGCCTTTGAGCAGATAGTCAGCCATCTGTTCAGCGATCGCTACGGCCACATTTTCCTGGGCCTCAGCCGTAGAAGCGCCCAGATGAGGCGTGCAGATAAAATTATCCAGCCCCAGCAGAGGTGTGGTCTCCAGCGTGGTCGGTTCTTTTTCAAAAACATCCAGAGCTGCCCCGGCAATCCGTCCTTCCTTCAGAGCTGCGTACAAGGCCTCTTCATCCAAAACACCACCACGAGCGCAGTCAATGAACATAGCTTCCTTTTTCATGGCAGCAAAAAATTCTGTAGAAAGCAGATGGTGGGTATCCTTGGTCAGTGGAGTATGTACAGAAATATAATCAGCCCGTTTGGCCAATTCCAGCAAATCCACCCGCTCTACCCCGAGCTTTTTCACTAACTCATCAGGCATAAAAGGGTCATAGGCGATGACCTTCATTTTCAGCCCCTGAGCCCGATTGGCCACGATGGAACCGATGCGTCCGATGCCGACAATACCAAGGGTTTTCCCGGTAACTTCGCGGCCCATAAAGCTCTTCTTCTCCCATTTCCCGGCCTTCATGGAAGCCGTTGCCTGGGGGATATTTCTGGAAAGGGACATCATCATAGAAATAGCGTGCTCAGCCGCTGTGGTGGCATTACCGTCCGGGGCATTCATAACCACAATCCCCTTTTCGCTGGCTGCCGGGATATCCACGTTATCCAGCCCGATACCGGCTCGCCCCACCACCTTTAATTTTGTTGCGGCCTCAATGATATCTTCCCGCACCTTGGTGGCGCTCCGGATGACCAATCCATCGTAATCCGGGATAATCGCCTTGAGTTCCTCCGGTGGCAGCCCAGTATTTACATCCACCTCCAACCCGGCCTCTTTCAGAATTTTTTCACCGATGGGCGCGAGATTATCACTGATAAGCACTTTCATATTTTTCCCCTTAATACTCCGTTCCTTAGTTCACATTAATATATCTGAAAAACAAAAAATGTTGATTTTTAAATACAAAGCTTGCACTATAACGAGATTCATACAGCCCGACAATATTAAAATCGCAGAGGCGGTTTTCCCACATCTGGTTGGCACACCCACAACTGCGCAATAATTTCGCAGAAACAATATACAAGGAGCACATTATGTCGGAAGTTCGTGTCCGTTTCCCTCCCAGCCCTACCGGGTATCTCCATATTGGCAGCGCCCGTACTGCCCTTCTGAATTGGCTCTGGGCAAAAAAAAATAACGGCAAGCTCATTCTCCGGATTGAAGATACCGATACCGAGCGTTCCACCCAGGAGTCCATTGAGGGTATTCTTGACGGCCTGCAATGGCTGGGGCTTGACTGGGACGAAGGCCCCTATTTTCAGACCGAATTTGCTGAGGATCATCGCAAGGCAGCGGATCAGCTGCTCGAATCCGGCCATGCCTATAAATGCTTCTGTACCAAGGAAGAATTGGAGGCAAAACGGGAGGCTGCCAAAGTCGAGAAAAAAGAATTCGGTTATGATGGCACCTGTCGCCACCTGACACCGGAACAGGTTGTAGAAAAAGAGGCGGCTGACCAGCCCTCTGTTCTTCGCTTCAAGGTACCTGAACAAGAAGGCAAACTGGCCTATCATGACGAGGTACTGGGAACCATTGAGCGTGCCTATAATGATATTGAGGACTTTGTCATTGTTCGCTCCAACGGTAAGCCCCTCTATATGCTCTGTAACGTGGTGGATGACATCCGCGACCGCATTACCCATATCATTCGCGGTCAGGATCATATGAGCAATACCACCCGCCAAGTCCTGCTCTATCAGGCTCTGGATGCACCGATCCCAATTTTTGCCCATATGCCACTGACCCTGGATCTGCAAAAACGAAAGATCTCCAAGCGCAGTCACGGCGAGCTGGTTTCTGTCCAGTTTTACCGAGAAAAGGGTTTTATCCCTTGGGCCTTATGCAATTTTCTCGCCCTGCTCGGCTGGAATCCGGGCACGGATCAGGAGATCTTCAGCCGGGAAGAGCTGATTGAAACCTTTACCCTGGACCGCATCAGCAAGGTCAATTCGGTGTTCAATCACCGGAAAGGGGATCCGAAATTCTTTACAGATCCCAAGTTGATTTCCATTAATGAGCAGTATCTCCGTTCAATGGAGATTTCCGCCCTGGCAGAACTGGTGAAGCAGGACTTCATCCAGCAGGATATCTGGGACAAATCCTATGACGGAGCGAGAAGAGAATGGTTCCTGACCACCCTGGACCTGATCAGGGACCGCTTTCATACGGTGCGCGATTTTGCCACCCTCGGCCGGGCCTATTTTGCTAATGACTACACCGTCGAAGCCAAACCGCTGAAGAAAAATATTCTCAAGCACCCCGGTCTCAAGACCTGGATGCCCATGCTCTCTGAACGCCTTGCCGGGTTGGGCACCTTTGATAAGGAGAGCAGTGAGGCCGCAACCCGCGAACTTGCTACGGAGCTGGACATTAAACCCGGCATCCTGATTAACGGGATGCGCACGGTCCTTACCGGCCAATTGGCCGGACCAGGGATGTTTGATATCCTCATCGCTTTGGGTAAAAACCGGGTTGTTGAACGTTTGCAGGATATAGGCCATCTCTACGAGGAGTAAGAGCCGTATTATATCCTGTTTTCCCAGACCTGTTGAACAGAGATACACGCATTCTCCATTGAGAAGCAATCTGCTTTTGTTGACTCTTAGGAGCAAATTGCGTACCATAAAATAAGACGAAGAGAAAGGATTGGGGAGAGACAAAAAAGTCCCTGTCACTCCCTAATAACAATATTCGTAGCGAGTTGTGTCGTATAACACAATTTTATCAGACGTCCTTTTCAACAAAAACAGGCGCTGGATGCTGAAGCTACATCATAACTGTGACAAAGAAGGATATACTTTTTTGGCCTGGAGCCTTTCTCTCGTCGTTTCGCTCATTATCGCTCTGGTGATTCAACAACGAACAGAGAATAAACGGTTTCAGGAAAACCAACGCCGCTCTGTTATTGAGCAGGTCAGTACAATCCGTGCGCAACTCGAAGGCAAGTTGAATGCTGAGCTCCTGTTGACTCAGAGTATTATCACCGAAGTCGTCTTACATGCCGATATAACGCAAGAGAGATTTTTCGCAATTGCTCAGCATCTTATGGAGGAATCAAGGCATATAAAAACTATTGGACTTGCCAAGGGAACCGTTTTAACCTATGTCTATCCGGCAGAGGGAAACAAAGCGGTTGTCGGGATGGATTACAGAAAAAACATCCTGCAATGGGGAGCAATTAAACGATCCATCACAGAAAAAAAAACCGTACTTGCTGGTCCGTTAGATCTTGTGCAAGGAGGACGAGGCCTTATAAGTCGCACTCCAATATTTCTTCGCAATCTTCGTAATACCGATAGCGCCGATAAAAAATATTTTGGCATGCTCTCTGTTGTTATCAAGGTGTCAAGCTTATTCAAAGCAGCCGGGATAATTCAGGCAGAATCCTCCTTAGCACTTTCGCTTCGCGGGAAAGACGGATTAGGTGGTCAAGGTAACGTCTTCTACGGAAATAAAGATATCTTTACTCAGGAACCGGTACTGCTGGAGGTTACCCTTCCCGGGGGAACTTGGCAGATAGCAGCGGTTCCTGCTCATGGCTGGCAAAAGCGTTCCCCCAATATTCCCATCTACCGCACAGCAACATCGGCCATTGCTCTGCTCCTTCTCTCTCTTCTGTTTCTTCAGCAGCATGAAATAAAGAACCGAAAAAAGGCCGAGGCCGAGCGAAATCGTCTGATACAGGAACTGGAAGTAAAAAACAAAGCGCTTCTTGAACAGGCATTGACTGATCCGCTCACCGGACTATACAATCGTCGGGCAATGATGTCGACCCTGCACACAGAAATCAGCCGTAATAATCGCTTCGGCCGCACAGCTTCTCTCCTTCTTGCCGATATTGATCATTTTAAACAGGTCAATGATATCTATGGACATATGACCGGTGATAGCGTCTTAAAGACGATCGCGTCCTGCGTGGGCAAAAACATACGCAGGACAGATTCGTTTGCTCGCTGGGGAGGAGAAGAGTTCCTCATACTCGCGCCCGAAACTTCTTTACAAAACGGGGGCATTTTTGCTGAAAAAATTCGCCGTTGTCTTGAAAAAAATAGCTATCCCGAAGGGGTAAAAATAACGCTCAGCATCGGAGTTGCTGAATTTAAACCTGATGCGAATCTTGACCTCTGGATACAACGAGCCGACAAGGCACTGTATAAGGCCAAATTATCTGGCAGAAACCGCATTGAGCTGGATGATTATACCCCGCCGCAAAGCGAACGCTCCGCAATGCAGCAGGTCCGACAGCCCACAGAACCTTTTTATGACTTTGGTGCTATTGACCCTCTCATAGGGATCAATAGCCGTTATACGGTCCTGCCCGTGCTGGAAAAGGAAATCAGCCGCAATAACCGCTTCGGCTATGTCTCGTCCCTCCTGCTTACCGAGATCAATCATCTCCAAGGAACAGATAATCATAGT is from Candidatus Electrothrix sp. GW3-4 and encodes:
- the serA gene encoding phosphoglycerate dehydrogenase, whose amino-acid sequence is MKVLISDNLAPIGEKILKEAGLEVDVNTGLPPEELKAIIPDYDGLVIRSATKVREDIIEAATKLKVVGRAGIGLDNVDIPAASEKGIVVMNAPDGNATTAAEHAISMMMSLSRNIPQATASMKAGKWEKKSFMGREVTGKTLGIVGIGRIGSIVANRAQGLKMKVIAYDPFMPDELVKKLGVERVDLLELAKRADYISVHTPLTKDTHHLLSTEFFAAMKKEAMFIDCARGGVLDEEALYAALKEGRIAGAALDVFEKEPTTLETTPLLGLDNFICTPHLGASTAEAQENVAVAIAEQMADYLLKGSVRNAVNVPSVSDEVLAKVGPYITLGEMLGGLHMQISQGGVQEVTLEFSGDLAEQDTNPVTVAFLKGLFTPILQDAVNFVNAPLIAEERGIRVVESKSSRSADFINLVRVTVKTTEGENMLAGTVFGTKEPRLVRFNSFRLEALPAGPMLLVHNKDVPGVIGALATIIGAGGVNISNMVVGQEETSSRNVILLNTNQPVSKELLTKVKELEHIEDAMALELPAYAS
- the gltX gene encoding glutamate--tRNA ligase codes for the protein MSEVRVRFPPSPTGYLHIGSARTALLNWLWAKKNNGKLILRIEDTDTERSTQESIEGILDGLQWLGLDWDEGPYFQTEFAEDHRKAADQLLESGHAYKCFCTKEELEAKREAAKVEKKEFGYDGTCRHLTPEQVVEKEAADQPSVLRFKVPEQEGKLAYHDEVLGTIERAYNDIEDFVIVRSNGKPLYMLCNVVDDIRDRITHIIRGQDHMSNTTRQVLLYQALDAPIPIFAHMPLTLDLQKRKISKRSHGELVSVQFYREKGFIPWALCNFLALLGWNPGTDQEIFSREELIETFTLDRISKVNSVFNHRKGDPKFFTDPKLISINEQYLRSMEISALAELVKQDFIQQDIWDKSYDGARREWFLTTLDLIRDRFHTVRDFATLGRAYFANDYTVEAKPLKKNILKHPGLKTWMPMLSERLAGLGTFDKESSEAATRELATELDIKPGILINGMRTVLTGQLAGPGMFDILIALGKNRVVERLQDIGHLYEE
- a CDS encoding diguanylate cyclase translates to MLKLHHNCDKEGYTFLAWSLSLVVSLIIALVIQQRTENKRFQENQRRSVIEQVSTIRAQLEGKLNAELLLTQSIITEVVLHADITQERFFAIAQHLMEESRHIKTIGLAKGTVLTYVYPAEGNKAVVGMDYRKNILQWGAIKRSITEKKTVLAGPLDLVQGGRGLISRTPIFLRNLRNTDSADKKYFGMLSVVIKVSSLFKAAGIIQAESSLALSLRGKDGLGGQGNVFYGNKDIFTQEPVLLEVTLPGGTWQIAAVPAHGWQKRSPNIPIYRTATSAIALLLLSLLFLQQHEIKNRKKAEAERNRLIQELEVKNKALLEQALTDPLTGLYNRRAMMSTLHTEISRNNRFGRTASLLLADIDHFKQVNDIYGHMTGDSVLKTIASCVGKNIRRTDSFARWGGEEFLILAPETSLQNGGIFAEKIRRCLEKNSYPEGVKITLSIGVAEFKPDANLDLWIQRADKALYKAKLSGRNRIELDDYTPPQSERSAMQQVRQPTEPFYDFGAIDPLIGINSRYTVLPVLEKEISRNNRFGYVSSLLLTEINHLQGTDNHSNFDGFEPTIKKICSELTGQIRSTDTFARWEKKKLLLLAPETSLANADFFAEKIGILHIRVDTCTESYS